A genomic region of Equus caballus isolate H_3958 breed thoroughbred chromosome 1, TB-T2T, whole genome shotgun sequence contains the following coding sequences:
- the RHCG gene encoding ammonium transporter Rh type C isoform X4, with the protein MIFVGFGFLMTFLQRYGYSGVGFNFLLAAFGIQWALLLQGWLHCYREGYILIGVENLINADFCVGSVCVAFGALLGKVSPIQLLIMTLFQVTLFSGNEFILLSLLEVKDAGGSMTIHTFGAYFGLTVSWILYRPNLHHSKQPQSPVYHSDLFAMIGTLFLWIYWPSFNSAVSSHGDAQHRAAINTYCSLAACVLTSVALSSALHKKGKLDMVHIQNATLAGGVAVGTAAEMMLMPYGSLIVGFSSGIISTLGFVYLKPFLESRLRIQDTCGIHNLHGIPGIIGGITGAVTAAFANSAVYGEEGLIQAFGLRSKLDSSMQANLQAAGLFISLAMALVGGIIVGLILKLPFWGQAPDQSCFDDAVYWEVPEHERTALRPEHTTLRPPEP; encoded by the exons ATGATCTTCGTGGGCTTCGGCTTCCTCATGACCTTCCTGCAGCGCTACGGCTACAGCGGCGTGGGCTTCAACTTCCTGCTGGCAGCCTTCGGCATCCAGTGGGCGCTGCTCCTGCAGGGCTGGTTGCACTGCTACAGGGAAGGCTACATTCTCATAGGAGTGGAGAA CCTCATCAATGCCGACTTCTGCGTGGGCTCCGTCTGTGTGGCCTTTGGGGCCTTGCTGGGCAAGGTCAGCCCTATCCAGCTGCTCATCATGACACTTTTCCAAGTGACCCTCTTCTCGGGGAACGAGTTCATTCTCCTCAGCCTGCTGGAG GTGAAGGATGCAGGGGGCTCCATGACCATCCACACATTCGGCGCTTACTTTGGGCTCACAGTGAGCTGGATCCTCTACCGACCCAACCTACACCATAGCAAGCAGCCGCAGAGCCCTGTGTATCACTCGGACCTCTTTGCCATGATTG GCACCCTTTTCCTGTGGATATACTGGCCCAGCTTCAACTCAGCTGTGTCCAGCCACGGGGACGCCCAGCACCGCGCTGCCATCAACACCTACTGCTCCTTGGCCGCCTGCGTGCTCACCTCGGTGGCACTGTCCAGCGCCCTGCACAAGAAGGGCAAGCTGGACATG GTGCACATCCAGAACGCCACGCTCGCGGGAGGGGTGGCCGTGGGCACTGCAGCCGAGATGATGCTCATGCCTTACGGCTCCCTCATTGTCGGCTTCAGCAGCGGCATCATCTCCACCCTGGGTTTTGTGTACCTGAAG CCATTCCTGGAGTCCCGGCTGCGGATCCAGGACACATGCGGCATTCACAACCTGCATGGCATTCCCGGCATCATAGGCGGCATCACCGGTGCCGTGACGGCAGCCTTTGCCAACAGTGCCGTGTATGGAGAGGAAGG GCTTATCCAGGCCTTTGGTTTGAGGTCAAAATTGGACTCCAGCATGCAGGCCAACCTCCAGGCTGCCGGCCTCTTCATCTCCCTGGCCATGGCCCTGGTGGGCGGCATCATCGTGG GCCTCATTTTGAAACTTCCATTCTGGGGCCAAGCCCCCGACCAGAGCTGCTTTGATGATGCAGTCTACTGGGAG